A section of the Pedobacter sp. HDW13 genome encodes:
- a CDS encoding prephenate dehydrogenase, whose protein sequence is MQIGIIGLGDMGKLYAVSFVNAGYKVCGADMPLRFTDLKNELEPKGIEVLIDGHEVARKSDFIIYCVEAEKIDEVVATFARSTKYGAIVSGQTSVKHPEIAAFEKHLPPDTQIVTCHSLHGPAFSPEGQTLVVVRHRATDEVYAKALEIYQSLKSNIIEMDDYREHDRIVADTQAVTHMGFESMGSAWKNAGFFPWDNPAYAGGIDNVKILTTLRIFSYKSHIYAGLAILNPYAQKQVKYYAQAESELYKLMICENEVEFREKIYAARDFVFHESRQLLLLDDNIMKEFSLSDADHKQKPNSHLSLLSMVYAWYKMGVNPYDNLICQTPPFKLRLGIAEYLFKNKEMLEESIQTALYDKSIRGDDLEFHTAVHEWASIIGYGDINGYKAHFEAAKSFFANRLNDGRDLSAEMIKRLGK, encoded by the coding sequence ATGCAAATAGGAATTATTGGTTTAGGCGATATGGGCAAATTGTATGCTGTATCGTTTGTAAACGCTGGTTATAAAGTATGCGGGGCAGATATGCCTTTGCGTTTTACAGATTTAAAAAATGAGCTCGAGCCTAAAGGAATTGAAGTCTTAATCGATGGGCATGAAGTGGCACGCAAATCTGATTTTATAATTTACTGCGTTGAAGCCGAAAAAATTGATGAGGTGGTGGCTACTTTTGCACGCTCTACCAAATATGGTGCAATTGTTTCGGGCCAAACATCAGTTAAACATCCCGAAATTGCCGCTTTTGAAAAACACCTTCCGCCCGACACCCAGATTGTAACCTGCCATTCTTTGCATGGCCCGGCTTTTAGTCCGGAGGGGCAGACCCTGGTGGTGGTGCGCCACCGTGCTACCGATGAGGTTTACGCTAAAGCGTTGGAAATTTATCAATCTTTAAAGTCGAACATCATTGAGATGGACGATTACCGCGAGCACGACCGCATTGTGGCCGATACACAGGCCGTTACCCACATGGGTTTCGAAAGCATGGGCTCTGCCTGGAAAAATGCCGGTTTTTTCCCATGGGATAACCCTGCCTATGCCGGAGGGATTGATAATGTAAAGATTTTAACCACGCTAAGGATTTTTAGCTACAAATCTCACATCTATGCTGGTTTGGCCATATTAAACCCTTATGCGCAAAAGCAGGTAAAATATTATGCCCAGGCCGAATCTGAACTCTATAAACTCATGATCTGCGAAAATGAAGTCGAGTTCAGGGAGAAAATTTATGCTGCCCGCGATTTTGTGTTTCACGAAAGCCGCCAGTTGTTGCTGCTTGACGATAACATCATGAAAGAATTCAGTCTTTCGGATGCAGACCATAAACAGAAACCCAATTCGCATTTAAGTTTGCTAAGTATGGTGTATGCTTGGTATAAAATGGGAGTAAACCCTTACGATAACCTGATTTGCCAAACCCCACCGTTTAAACTGAGACTGGGTATTGCCGAGTATCTTTTCAAAAACAAGGAAATGCTCGAAGAATCGATCCAAACGGCTTTGTACGATAAATCCATTCGCGGCGATGACCTCGAATTCCATACTGCTGTGCACGAGTGGGCTTCAATAATTGGTTATGGCGATATTAATGGCTATAAAGCACATTTTGAAGCCGCCAAATCGTTTTTTGCCAACCGGCTGAATGATGGCAGGGATTTAAGTGCGGAAATGATTAAGAGACTTGGTAAATAG